The proteins below come from a single Malus domestica chromosome 03, GDT2T_hap1 genomic window:
- the LOC103424693 gene encoding capsanthin/capsorubin synthase, chromoplastic-like, which yields MATLLRPFPPPPSAAKTSQFFHSSSLPHHFSRTDYPSPNKSLSKIHSSKFGNFLDLKPEAKPESLHFDLHQFDPSTRSRLDVIIIGTGPAGLRLAEQLSRYGIKVCCVDPSPLSMWPNNYGVWVDEFESLNLESCLDKIWPMASVHVNDSKIKFLDRPYGRVSRKKLKTLLLERCLSNGVQFHRAKVWKIEHEEFESSILCDDGNELKASLIVDASGFASSFIEYEKPRNHGYQIAHGILAEVEEHPFDLDKMLLMDWRDSHLGNEPYLRTSNSRFPTFLYAMPFDSNLVFLEETSLVSRPVLSYMEIKKRMVARLRHLGIRVKRVIEEEKCLIPMGGPLPRIPQRVMAIGGTSGVVHPSTGYMVARTMALAPVLAEAIAECLGSTRMIRGQPLYHRAWNGLWPIERRCTRDFYSFGMETLLKLDLNGSRSFFDAFFDLDPYYWQGFLSSRLSLRELALLSLSLFGRASTPSRFDIVTKCPVPLVKLMGNLALEAA from the coding sequence ATGGCCACCCTCCTCCGGCCATTTCCACCGCCACCATCCGCCGCCAAAACTTCCCAATTCTTCCACTCCTCCAGCCTTCCTCATCATTTCTCCAGAACCGATTACCCATCTCCAAATAAATCTCTCTCCAAAATCCACAGCAGCAAGTTCGGCAACTTTCTCGACTTAAAACCAGAGGCAAAACCCGAGTCTTTGCACTTCGATCTCCATCAATTCGACCCGTCAACCCGGTCTCGCTTAGATGTGATCATCATCGGGACCGGCCCGGCCGGGCTTCGCCTTGCGGAGCAACTTTCTCGCTACGGCATTAAGGTATGCTGCGTTGATCCTTCTCCTCTCTCTATGTGGCCAAATAACTATGGAGTTTGGGTTGATGAATTTGAAAGCTTGAATCTTGAAAGTTGCTTGGACAAAATATGGCCTATGGCTTCGGTTCATGTGAATGATAGTAAGATTAAGTTTTTGGACCGCCCTTATGGCAGAGTCAGTAGGAAGAAACTCAAGACTTTGTTGCTGGAGAGGTGTCTCTCCAATGGGGTTCAATTTCATAGGGCCAAGGTTTGGAAAATTGAACACGAAGAGTTTGAGTCTTCGATTTTGTGTGATGATGGGAATGAGCTCAAGGCAAGCTTGATTGTTGATGCTAGTGGGTTTGCAAGCAGTTTCATAGAGTATGAGAAGCCTAGGAACCATGGATATCAGATTGCTCATGGTATTTTGGCTGAAGTGGAAGAACACCCCTTTGATTTGGATAAGATGCTTCTAATGGATTGGAGAGATTCCCATCTCGGAAACGAGCCTTATTTGCGCACTAGTAATTCTAGATTTCCAACTTTTTTGTATGCAATGCCGTTTGATTCGAACTTGGTGTTTTTGGAAGAAACTTCGCTTGTTAGTAGGCCGGTGTTGTCTTATATGGAGATTAAGAAACGAATGGTTGCGAGGCTAAGGCATTTGGGGATTAGAGTGAAGAGGGTAATTGAAGAGGAGAAGTGTTTGATCCCAATGGGGGGTCCGCTTCCTCGGATCCCCCAACGTGTGATGGCAATTGGAGGGACTTCTGGGGTGGTTCACCCTTCGACTGGGTACATGGTGGCTCGGACCATGGCTCTAGCCCCAGTATTGGCTGAAGCCATTGCAGAGTGCCTTGGCTCAACCAGAATGATCCGAGGGCAACCGCTTTATCATAGAGCGTGGAATGGCTTGTGGCCAATCGAGAGGAGATGCACGAGGGACTTTTACTCATTTGGTATGGAGACTTTGTTGAAGCTTGATCTGAATGGGAGTAGAAGCTTCTTTGACGCTTTCTTTGACTTGGATCCTTATTACTGGCAAGGCTTTTTATCGTCAAGGTTGTCTCTAAGAGAGCTCGCTTTGTTGAGCTTATCTCTGTTTGGCCGAGCCTCCACCCCATCTAGGTTTGATATTGTTACAAAGTGTCCTGTGCCCTTGGTTAAACTGATGGGCAATCTCGCACTTGAAGCTGCATAA